From a region of the Acidimicrobiales bacterium genome:
- a CDS encoding hemolysin III family protein — protein sequence MSRTTLPAHHEKPILRGWSHALAAVAAIALCPIVIVTASGARSAAAIYTSAVIGLFGVSALYHRFGWSPRLRDFMRRLDHTMIFVMIAATYTPIAVVALPARSRNLVLVLTWAGAAVGAIWQWFWPDISPRLQALQYAAVGWVALLVLADIWDAMGVAGFVLLLSGGVAHTLGAVIFAMRRPDPWPRVFGFHEIFHLLVIAAVAQHYVAVTFFAIPLARA from the coding sequence GTGTCTCGTACCACGCTGCCGGCCCATCACGAGAAGCCGATTCTCCGAGGGTGGTCGCACGCTCTGGCCGCCGTCGCAGCCATAGCCCTGTGCCCCATCGTCATCGTCACCGCCTCGGGTGCACGCTCCGCGGCGGCCATCTACACCAGCGCAGTAATCGGCCTGTTCGGGGTCAGCGCGCTGTACCACCGCTTCGGTTGGAGTCCGCGCCTGCGCGACTTCATGCGACGCCTCGACCACACGATGATCTTCGTGATGATCGCTGCCACCTATACCCCCATAGCCGTGGTGGCCCTGCCCGCACGGTCGCGCAACCTGGTCCTGGTACTCACATGGGCAGGTGCGGCAGTGGGCGCGATATGGCAGTGGTTCTGGCCCGACATCTCGCCCCGGCTTCAGGCGCTGCAGTACGCCGCCGTCGGCTGGGTCGCCTTGTTGGTGCTGGCCGACATCTGGGACGCCATGGGCGTCGCCGGCTTTGTCCTGCTGCTGTCTGGCGGAGTTGCCCACACGCTGGGTGCGGTGATCTTCGCGATGCGCCGGCCCGACCCCTGGCCCCGGGTTTTCGGCTTCCACGAGATCTTCCACCTGCTGGTGATCGCAGCGGTGGCCCAGCACTACGTTGCCGTGACGTTCTTCGCCATTCCGCTGGCCCGAGCCTGA
- a CDS encoding SDR family oxidoreductase has translation MAEQASNAQRVALVTGASSGIGSATAARLAADGFVVHAVARRAERLERLSAATGAVSHVLDVTDLAALASLVESVGPLDVLVNNAGLGKMDTTLADTSIEDIVNGVDTNIAAVMVATKAALPAMVGRRSGHIVNIGSMAGLYPLGAATYGASKGAVHRLSTNLRLELRGSGVRVTEICPGRVTTEFYDVAIADAGQRATVQNSGIDEVTPDDVADAIAYAVGLPRHVNINRIELQPTEQTYGGSQFDPIKGQE, from the coding sequence GTGGCAGAGCAAGCATCGAACGCGCAACGGGTGGCACTGGTTACTGGCGCCTCCAGCGGCATCGGCTCGGCAACCGCGGCGCGTCTGGCCGCCGACGGCTTCGTCGTGCACGCCGTCGCCAGGCGCGCCGAGCGCCTCGAGCGGTTGTCGGCGGCAACAGGCGCTGTGTCTCATGTGCTCGACGTCACCGACCTGGCGGCGCTGGCTTCGCTGGTCGAGTCGGTCGGTCCGCTGGACGTGCTGGTCAACAATGCCGGTTTGGGGAAGATGGACACGACCCTGGCCGACACGTCGATCGAAGACATCGTGAACGGAGTCGACACCAATATCGCGGCCGTGATGGTGGCCACCAAGGCTGCCCTGCCGGCCATGGTCGGGCGCCGCAGCGGTCACATCGTCAACATCGGCTCGATGGCGGGCCTGTACCCGCTGGGTGCGGCGACCTATGGCGCGTCGAAGGGTGCCGTTCATCGATTGTCTACCAACCTGCGGTTGGAGCTTCGCGGCAGCGGCGTTCGGGTCACCGAGATCTGCCCTGGCCGGGTCACCACCGAGTTCTACGACGTGGCCATCGCCGATGCCGGCCAGCGCGCCACTGTGCAGAACTCGGGCATCGACGAGGTGACGCCCGACGACGTCGCAGACGCCATCGCCTATGCGGTGGGCCTGCCCAGGCACGTCAACATCAATCGCATCGAGCTGCAGCCCACCGAGCAGACATATGGCGGCAGCCAGTTCGACCCCATCAAAGGCCAGGAGTAG